A single genomic interval of Halocatena salina harbors:
- a CDS encoding type II toxin-antitoxin system VapC family toxin, protein MSRAGATALFLDTGALFARFVDNAPRHERARAVFDAIQTGELAYRPLYTSTYVLDELTTLIRRKHTHERASATLDRLRQSDSLTLIHPSEADFEAACVQFARYDDHAISFTDHMTGVLAIDRDIEHIFAFDGDFRTLGLTLVPADTGDV, encoded by the coding sequence ATGAGTCGGGCAGGAGCAACAGCGTTGTTTCTCGACACGGGTGCATTGTTCGCGCGGTTTGTCGATAACGCCCCCCGTCATGAGCGAGCCCGAGCGGTGTTCGATGCGATTCAAACGGGCGAGCTCGCGTACCGGCCCCTCTACACCTCGACATATGTTCTCGATGAACTCACCACGCTGATTCGGCGCAAACACACCCATGAGCGAGCGTCGGCCACGTTAGATCGGCTTCGACAGTCCGACTCACTGACGCTCATCCATCCGAGTGAAGCGGACTTTGAGGCTGCCTGTGTACAGTTTGCCCGCTACGACGATCATGCCATCTCGTTCACCGATCACATGACTGGTGTTCTTGCCATCGATCGGGACATTGAACATATTTTCGCGTTTGACGGGGATTTTCGCACCCTTGGATTGACGCTCGTCCCTGCTGACACTGGTGACGTGTGA